The Brenneria rubrifaciens genome has a window encoding:
- a CDS encoding PhzF family phenazine biosynthesis protein: protein MPLPRRFKQVDVFTRHPFKGNPLAVIMEADGLSEKQMQHIARWTNLSETTFLFPPADPEADYRVRIFTPAFELPFAGHPTLGSAHALLESGLQTKTPGQIVQQCGVGLVPIHIADDGMLAFRVPQATIVPFDTELYPLLERTLGSGNIDKHYPPASVHMGISWLVIRLDNAATCLDITPDALSLAMLQQACNTDGIAIYGPHDSAAPADYEVRTFYIELGVLKEDPVTGSANACMAVLLRHQQYPDNIADKLGYSVRQGIRRQCDGRLFMTYLNDEPWVGGHSVTIIDGTLQT, encoded by the coding sequence ATGCCATTACCACGCCGTTTTAAACAAGTGGATGTTTTCACCCGGCACCCTTTCAAAGGTAATCCGCTGGCGGTCATCATGGAGGCCGACGGGCTGAGTGAGAAGCAAATGCAACATATCGCCCGCTGGACCAACCTTTCGGAAACCACTTTTTTATTTCCGCCTGCCGATCCTGAGGCGGATTATCGCGTGAGGATCTTCACCCCGGCGTTCGAGCTGCCGTTTGCCGGTCATCCCACACTCGGCTCGGCACACGCCCTGCTGGAATCCGGATTGCAGACTAAAACGCCTGGCCAGATTGTCCAGCAATGCGGCGTCGGTCTGGTGCCTATCCATATCGCTGATGACGGCATGCTGGCTTTTCGTGTACCGCAGGCCACCATCGTCCCGTTTGATACCGAATTGTATCCCCTGTTGGAACGAACGCTCGGCAGCGGCAACATAGATAAACATTATCCGCCCGCGAGCGTCCACATGGGAATAAGCTGGCTGGTTATTCGTCTGGACAACGCCGCTACCTGTCTGGATATCACGCCCGATGCGCTATCGCTGGCGATGTTGCAGCAAGCTTGCAACACGGATGGCATCGCCATCTACGGCCCGCACGATAGTGCCGCGCCAGCGGATTATGAAGTCCGCACGTTTTATATTGAGCTGGGCGTGCTAAAGGAAGATCCGGTCACCGGCAGCGCCAATGCTTGCATGGCCGTGCTGCTGCGACATCAGCAATACCCGGATAATATCGCCGATAAATTGGGTTACAGCGTCCGGCAAGGCATCAGGCGCCAGTGTGACGGACGGCTTTTCATGACCTATCTGAACGATGAACCCTGGGTCGGCGGGCATAGCGTGACGATTATCGACGGTACGTTGCAAACGTAA
- a CDS encoding GNAT family N-acetyltransferase, with product METLSELYHPPHLCLSIQDENDAAAIFNLVQQEKHRLERSMPWPDYEIRMEHSLYTIKANRDAFIAGTSAVYAIRWDDAIVGISSFNDIQNKTGEIGYWVAGAYEGKGIASLAVSTMVKAYISAGIIERCVIRASVENERSNAVAKRIGFHFQRIDKDAERICNRNVDQNVYHYPA from the coding sequence ATGGAAACACTGTCTGAGCTATACCATCCGCCTCATTTGTGTTTAAGCATTCAGGATGAGAACGATGCCGCCGCCATTTTTAACCTGGTTCAGCAAGAGAAACACCGACTCGAGCGTTCCATGCCCTGGCCTGATTACGAGATCCGCATGGAGCACTCACTGTATACAATTAAGGCGAACCGGGATGCATTCATCGCAGGAACGTCGGCGGTGTATGCCATTCGCTGGGATGATGCCATCGTCGGTATCTCTTCATTCAATGACATCCAGAATAAAACCGGGGAAATTGGTTATTGGGTGGCGGGAGCATATGAAGGTAAAGGCATCGCTTCTCTGGCCGTGAGCACCATGGTCAAGGCGTATATCTCCGCCGGCATCATCGAACGTTGTGTCATTAGGGCGTCGGTTGAGAACGAGCGCAGTAACGCCGTAGCGAAACGGATCGGCTTTCATTTTCAACGGATCGACAAGGATGCGGAAAGAATTTGCAATCGTAATGTCGACCAGAACGTTTATCACTATCCAGCCTGA
- the treB gene encoding PTS trehalose transporter subunit IIBC yields the protein MSKINQQDIDRLIELVGGRENIAAVSHCITRLRFVLNDASKAQPRNIEELRMVKGCFTNAGQFQIVIGTDVDEYYKALLISSGQNAINKEEAKVAARQNMSWFERSISHIAEIFFPLLPALISGGLILGFRNIIGDIPVRDGQTLAQIYPFWQTLSDFLWLIGEAIFFYLPVAVCWSTVRKMGGTPILGIVLGITLVSPQLMNAYLIGQQTPEVWNFGWFAIEKIGYQAQVIPSVLAGMSLAIIETRLKKWTPDYLYLVVVPVTSLILAVFLSHTLIGPLGRMIGDGVAWAVKSVMTGSFAPIGAALFGFLYAPLVITGVHQTTLAIDMQMIQSTGGTPVWPLIAISNIAQAAAVVGIIIVSRKENEREISVPAAISAFLSVTEPAMYGINLKYRFPMLCAMTGSAAASLICGLYGVTANGIGIGGLPGILSIKLQFWSVFFLAMTVATIVPMVLTVLIYKRKLRYGTLQLV from the coding sequence ATGAGCAAGATTAATCAACAGGACATTGATCGTCTTATTGAACTGGTCGGCGGACGTGAAAACATTGCCGCCGTCAGCCACTGTATTACCCGGCTTCGTTTTGTGTTGAACGACGCTTCAAAAGCCCAACCTAGAAACATTGAAGAACTGCGCATGGTCAAAGGCTGCTTCACCAATGCCGGGCAGTTTCAGATCGTTATCGGAACGGATGTGGATGAATATTACAAAGCGCTGTTGATCAGTTCCGGGCAAAACGCGATCAACAAAGAGGAAGCCAAAGTCGCTGCCCGCCAGAATATGAGCTGGTTTGAACGCAGCATTTCCCACATTGCCGAGATTTTCTTTCCATTGCTGCCTGCGTTGATCAGCGGCGGTTTGATTCTCGGCTTCCGCAACATTATCGGCGACATTCCTGTGCGCGACGGCCAAACCCTGGCGCAGATCTATCCTTTCTGGCAAACCCTTTCCGATTTTCTCTGGCTGATAGGTGAAGCGATCTTCTTCTATCTGCCGGTCGCGGTCTGCTGGTCAACCGTCAGAAAAATGGGCGGCACGCCAATCCTCGGTATTGTACTGGGAATTACGCTGGTCTCCCCACAGTTGATGAATGCCTACCTCATTGGTCAGCAAACGCCCGAAGTATGGAATTTCGGCTGGTTTGCCATTGAAAAAATCGGTTATCAGGCGCAGGTGATTCCTTCCGTGCTGGCGGGCATGTCGCTCGCCATCATTGAAACCCGTCTGAAAAAATGGACCCCTGACTACCTCTATCTGGTCGTGGTGCCCGTTACCTCGCTCATTCTGGCCGTTTTCCTGTCGCACACGCTGATCGGTCCGCTTGGACGCATGATCGGTGATGGCGTCGCCTGGGCAGTGAAATCCGTCATGACCGGCAGTTTCGCGCCGATTGGCGCCGCGCTATTTGGTTTTCTGTATGCACCGCTGGTCATCACCGGCGTACACCAAACTACGCTGGCCATTGATATGCAGATGATCCAAAGTACGGGCGGAACCCCCGTTTGGCCATTGATCGCCATTTCAAACATCGCCCAGGCCGCCGCCGTGGTCGGCATTATTATTGTCAGCCGTAAAGAGAATGAACGAGAGATCTCCGTTCCGGCGGCAATTTCCGCCTTTCTTAGCGTCACCGAACCGGCGATGTACGGTATTAATTTGAAATATCGTTTCCCAATGCTATGCGCCATGACAGGTTCCGCGGCCGCGTCTCTGATTTGCGGTTTGTACGGTGTGACGGCCAATGGCATCGGCATTGGCGGGCTACCCGGAATACTCTCTATCAAACTGCAATTCTGGAGCGTATTCTTTCTGGCGATGACGGTCGCCACGATTGTTCCGATGGTACTCACCGTGCTGATCTATAAACGCAAGTTGCGCTACGGTACGCTGCAACTCGTATGA
- the treC gene encoding alpha,alpha-phosphotrehalase, with protein sequence MTTSLPWWKNGVIYQIYPKSFQDSTGNGVGDINGIISRLDYLQLLGVDAIWLTPVYLSPQVDNGYDVADYCVIDPAYGSMEEMETLIAEAHQRRIRIVMDMVFNHTSTQHRWFLAAQERRSAYRHFYIWRDGNGEAPPNNWRSRFGGSAWQWHDESQQYYLHIFATEQADLNWEHPRVREALKMVCEFWAEKGVDGLRLDVINLVSKQQDFHDDEHGDGRRFYTDGPRIHDYLQEFSREIFQPRRLMTAGEMSSTSLEHCRRYAALDGNELSMTFNFHHLKVDYLNGEKWTQEKPDFIQLKQIMKQWQQEMHNHAWNALFWCNHDQPRIVSRFGDEGTFRVQSAKMLAMVLHGMQGTPYIYQGEEIGMTNPGYTALSQYRDVESLNMFAERRASQSEEQLLAILSVRSRDNGRTPMQWSNAENAGFTTGTPWLQPCANYSHINTEQALADQNSVFYTYQHLILLRKALPLLTYGDYQDLLPDHPSLWNYQRCWRGQKLLVLANLSAHPQRWQYVQTADLRRWTLLLSNYPDAAVQPGMMTLRPFEAIYWTQGIPEKEDRV encoded by the coding sequence ATGACTACGTCCCTGCCCTGGTGGAAAAACGGCGTGATTTATCAAATCTACCCGAAGAGCTTTCAGGACAGCACGGGTAATGGCGTGGGCGATATCAACGGCATTATCTCGCGTCTTGATTACCTGCAACTGCTGGGCGTCGACGCTATCTGGCTTACCCCGGTTTACCTCTCTCCACAGGTCGATAACGGCTACGATGTCGCCGACTACTGTGTTATCGATCCCGCCTACGGGTCGATGGAAGAAATGGAAACCTTGATTGCCGAAGCTCATCAGCGCCGTATCCGTATCGTGATGGATATGGTTTTTAACCATACCTCGACACAGCACCGCTGGTTTCTGGCTGCTCAGGAACGCCGCAGCGCCTACCGTCATTTTTATATCTGGCGGGATGGCAACGGTGAGGCGCCGCCGAACAACTGGCGTTCCAGATTCGGCGGTTCGGCCTGGCAATGGCATGACGAAAGCCAGCAATATTATCTGCATATTTTTGCCACCGAACAGGCCGATCTTAATTGGGAACATCCACGGGTACGCGAAGCGTTGAAAATGGTCTGTGAATTTTGGGCAGAAAAGGGGGTCGACGGGTTGCGGCTGGATGTGATCAATCTGGTTTCCAAACAGCAGGATTTCCACGACGACGAACACGGTGACGGGCGGCGTTTCTATACGGACGGCCCGCGCATCCATGACTATCTTCAGGAGTTCAGCCGAGAGATTTTTCAACCTCGCAGGTTGATGACCGCTGGAGAAATGTCATCCACCTCGCTTGAGCACTGCCGCCGTTACGCGGCATTAGATGGCAACGAACTGTCCATGACCTTCAATTTCCATCATCTGAAAGTTGATTATCTCAATGGTGAAAAGTGGACCCAAGAAAAACCGGATTTCATCCAGTTAAAACAGATAATGAAGCAGTGGCAGCAGGAAATGCATAACCATGCCTGGAACGCGCTTTTCTGGTGTAATCACGACCAGCCCCGCATCGTTTCACGCTTCGGCGATGAGGGGACGTTCCGGGTTCAGTCCGCCAAAATGTTGGCGATGGTGCTGCATGGCATGCAGGGCACGCCTTATATCTATCAGGGAGAAGAAATCGGCATGACCAACCCCGGTTATACCGCGCTCAGCCAATACCGGGACGTGGAAAGTCTCAACATGTTCGCGGAACGCCGCGCCAGTCAGTCAGAAGAACAGTTGTTGGCAATCCTCTCCGTTCGCTCGCGCGATAACGGTCGGACGCCAATGCAGTGGAGCAATGCTGAAAACGCAGGTTTCACCACAGGCACGCCCTGGCTGCAGCCCTGCGCCAATTATTCTCACATCAATACCGAGCAGGCGCTGGCCGATCAAAACTCGGTCTTCTATACCTATCAGCATTTGATCCTGCTGCGCAAAGCACTCCCGCTGCTAACTTATGGGGATTACCAGGATTTGCTGCCCGATCACCCTTCTCTATGGAACTACCAAAGATGCTGGCGTGGACAAAAATTGCTGGTGTTAGCCAATCTCAGTGCGCATCCCCAACGCTGGCAATACGTTCAAACTGCCGATTTGCGCCGTTGGACGCTGCTTTTGAGTAACTACCCCGATGCGGCGGTACAGCCCGGCATGATGACGCTGCGTCCCTTCGAAGCGATTTACTGGACGCAAGGCATACCGGAAAAAGAGGATAGAGTGTGA
- the elaB gene encoding stress response protein ElaB — MAAKQQPGDIRIDDDLKLLSDTLDELLRYSGDQADKAYLDLKKSAEKALLGVKERIGATDSYYARAKKVADKADGYVHDKPWHGVGIGATIGLVIGLLLVRR, encoded by the coding sequence ATGGCAGCAAAGCAACAGCCTGGAGACATTCGTATTGATGACGATTTAAAGCTCTTGTCGGATACGCTGGATGAGTTACTGCGCTACTCTGGCGATCAGGCTGATAAAGCCTATCTTGACCTGAAGAAGAGTGCGGAGAAAGCGCTGCTGGGAGTGAAAGAGCGTATCGGTGCAACCGATAGTTACTACGCACGGGCCAAAAAGGTTGCGGATAAAGCGGACGGCTATGTACACGACAAACCCTGGCATGGCGTCGGTATCGGCGCAACTATTGGATTGGTGATCGGATTGTTACTGGTCAGACGCTAG
- the nuoN gene encoding NADH-quinone oxidoreductase subunit NuoN, producing the protein MTITPQQLIALSPLLIVGLTVVVVMLCIAWRRNHFVNATMTVVGLNIALLSLYFVGQAGAMDITPLLRVDGFSMFYAGLVLLASLATSTFAYPWLEGYPDNRDEFYLLVLIAALGGILLASANHLAALFIGIELISLPLFGLIGYAFRQKRSLEASIKYMLLSAAASSFLLFGMALVYAESGDLSFASLGNRLSDRQIHEPLLLAGLGMMLVGLGFKLSLVPFQLWTPDVYQGAPAPVSTFLATASKIAIFGAVMRLFLYAPMVDSDSVRMALGVIAFASILFGNVMAVSQSNIKRLLGYSSIAHLGYLLVALIAVQSHQMALETVGVYLLGYLFSSLGAFGVVSLMSSPYRGPDADSLFSYRGLFWHKPILSAVMTVMMLSLAGIPMTLGFFGKFYVLAVGVNAGLWWLTGTVVLGSAIGLYYYLRVMVSLYLSAPQVLQRDTPSNWALTAGGVVVLISSVVVLLLGVYPQPLISLVQFAQPMM; encoded by the coding sequence ATGACAATAACTCCTCAACAACTAATCGCGCTATCGCCGCTGTTGATCGTCGGATTGACGGTAGTGGTTGTGATGCTGTGCATTGCGTGGCGACGCAACCATTTTGTTAACGCAACCATGACGGTTGTCGGCCTGAATATTGCGCTGCTGTCGCTTTACTTTGTCGGCCAGGCAGGGGCAATGGATATCACGCCGCTACTGCGTGTCGATGGATTCTCCATGTTTTATGCCGGGCTGGTATTGTTAGCCAGCCTGGCGACCAGCACCTTTGCCTATCCCTGGCTGGAAGGTTACCCGGATAACCGTGATGAGTTCTATTTACTGGTTCTTATCGCGGCGTTAGGGGGCATTTTGCTGGCGAGCGCGAATCACCTTGCTGCGTTGTTCATCGGTATTGAATTGATTTCTTTGCCGCTGTTCGGTCTGATTGGTTACGCATTCCGTCAGAAACGTTCGCTGGAGGCGAGTATCAAATACATGCTGCTCTCGGCTGCCGCATCCTCGTTCTTGCTGTTTGGCATGGCGCTGGTCTATGCGGAGTCCGGCGATCTGAGCTTTGCCAGTCTGGGTAATCGCCTGAGCGATCGGCAGATTCACGAACCGTTGCTGTTGGCGGGGCTGGGGATGATGCTCGTGGGGCTGGGCTTTAAGCTGTCTCTGGTTCCTTTCCAACTGTGGACCCCGGACGTTTACCAGGGGGCGCCGGCGCCGGTATCGACCTTTCTGGCTACCGCCAGTAAAATCGCCATCTTTGGCGCGGTCATGCGTTTGTTCCTCTACGCGCCGATGGTCGATAGCGATTCTGTCAGAATGGCGTTGGGGGTCATTGCCTTTGCCTCCATCCTGTTTGGTAACGTGATGGCGGTATCGCAGAGCAATATCAAGCGTTTGCTGGGGTATTCGTCCATTGCTCATCTCGGTTACCTGTTGGTTGCACTGATTGCGGTGCAAAGTCATCAGATGGCGCTGGAAACGGTGGGCGTGTATCTGCTGGGCTATCTGTTCAGTAGCCTGGGCGCGTTCGGTGTGGTCAGCCTGATGTCCAGCCCGTATCGCGGCCCGGACGCCGATTCACTGTTCTCTTATCGCGGTCTGTTCTGGCATAAACCGATTCTTTCCGCGGTGATGACGGTGATGATGCTGTCGCTGGCGGGGATTCCGATGACGCTGGGCTTCTTTGGTAAATTCTATGTTCTGGCCGTTGGTGTGAATGCCGGTCTGTGGTGGTTAACCGGTACGGTTGTGCTAGGTAGCGCCATTGGTCTGTATTACTATCTGCGCGTCATGGTAAGTCTGTATCTGAGCGCGCCGCAAGTGTTGCAGCGTGATACGCCAAGCAATTGGGCATTGACGGCGGGCGGCGTGGTGGTATTGATATCATCGGTGGTCGTATTGCTGCTGGGGGTTTATCCGCAGCCGCTGATCTCACTGGTACAGTTTGCACAGCCCATGATGTAA
- the nuoM gene encoding NADH-quinone oxidoreductase subunit M, which yields MLLPWLILIPFIGGLLCWQCERFGTKVPRWIALIAMGLTLTLSLQLWLQGGYSLATPDGLPQWQAEFNVPWIPRFGINIHLALDGLSILMVVLTGLLGVLAILCSWNEIQRYQGFFHLNLLWILGAVIGVFVAIDMFLFFFFWEMMLVPMYFLIALWGHKGSDGKTRITAATKFFIYTQASGLVMLIAILGLVFVHYNATGEWTFDYEKLIDTPMSRSVEYLLMLGFFVAFAVKMPVVPLHGWLPDAHSQAPTAGSVDLAGILLKTAAYGLLRFSLPLFPNASHEFAPIAMWLGVIGIFYGAWMAFNQTDIKRLIAYTSVSHMGFVMIAIYSGSQLAYQGAVIQMIAHGLSAAGLFILCGQLYERLHTRDMREMGGLWARLKYLPALSLFFAVATLGMPGTGNFVGEFMILFGSYQVVPTITVISTFGLVFASVYSLIMMQRAYYGAPKSDRSLQSMSMRELSIVMLLVVLLVLLGVFPQPILDTSGAAMLNIQQWFMSSAPDSIISTTRP from the coding sequence ATGCTACTACCTTGGCTAATTCTTATCCCCTTTATCGGCGGTCTACTGTGTTGGCAGTGCGAGCGTTTTGGTACGAAAGTACCGCGCTGGATCGCGTTGATTGCTATGGGGCTGACTCTGACGCTATCTCTGCAACTGTGGTTGCAAGGTGGCTATTCTCTGGCAACCCCCGATGGGCTGCCGCAATGGCAGGCCGAGTTCAATGTGCCGTGGATACCTCGTTTTGGTATCAATATCCATCTTGCGTTGGATGGGCTGTCGATATTGATGGTGGTGTTGACCGGTTTGCTGGGTGTTCTGGCGATCCTTTGCTCGTGGAATGAAATTCAACGCTATCAGGGTTTTTTCCATTTGAATCTGTTGTGGATACTGGGCGCCGTCATCGGGGTTTTCGTCGCTATCGACATGTTCCTGTTCTTCTTCTTCTGGGAAATGATGTTGGTGCCGATGTATTTCCTGATTGCGTTGTGGGGACACAAAGGCTCGGACGGTAAAACCCGTATTACCGCCGCGACCAAGTTTTTCATCTACACCCAGGCCAGCGGACTGGTGATGCTGATTGCGATTCTGGGGCTGGTATTCGTGCACTATAACGCGACCGGTGAGTGGACGTTCGACTATGAGAAACTGATCGACACACCGATGTCACGCAGTGTCGAATATCTGTTGATGCTTGGCTTCTTCGTCGCCTTCGCGGTAAAAATGCCGGTCGTGCCTCTGCATGGCTGGTTGCCCGACGCGCACAGTCAGGCGCCGACCGCAGGTTCTGTCGATCTGGCGGGCATTTTGCTGAAAACGGCGGCCTATGGTCTGCTTCGATTCAGCCTGCCGCTGTTCCCGAATGCGTCACATGAATTTGCGCCTATCGCCATGTGGCTCGGCGTGATTGGGATTTTCTACGGCGCATGGATGGCCTTTAATCAAACTGATATCAAGCGTTTGATTGCCTACACCTCTGTTTCCCACATGGGGTTCGTGATGATTGCCATTTATTCCGGCAGTCAACTGGCTTATCAGGGGGCGGTCATTCAGATGATTGCGCACGGTCTGTCCGCCGCCGGACTGTTTATTCTGTGCGGCCAGTTGTACGAACGGCTGCATACCCGCGATATGCGCGAGATGGGCGGCCTGTGGGCGCGTCTGAAATATCTGCCCGCGCTGTCGCTGTTTTTTGCCGTGGCCACGTTGGGCATGCCGGGTACGGGTAACTTTGTCGGCGAATTCATGATTCTGTTCGGCAGCTATCAGGTGGTGCCGACGATCACGGTGATTTCAACATTTGGGCTGGTATTCGCGTCGGTGTATTCACTGATCATGATGCAGCGCGCTTACTACGGCGCGCCGAAATCCGATCGGTCGTTACAGAGTATGTCGATGCGTGAATTATCCATCGTGATGCTATTGGTGGTATTGCTGGTGTTGTTAGGGGTGTTCCCGCAGCCGATTCTGGATACCTCCGGTGCCGCGATGTTAAATATCCAGCAGTGGTTTATGTCATCTGCTCCAGATTCCATAATTTCAACAACAAGGCCGTAA